A genomic window from Promicromonospora sukumoe includes:
- the leuD gene encoding 3-isopropylmalate dehydratase small subunit has translation MEKITTHTGVGVPLRRSNVDTDQIIPAVYLKRVTRTGFEDALFAAWRGDPSFILNQEAYSAGSVLVAGPDFGTGSSREHAVWALKDYGFRVVLSSRFADIFRGNSGKQGLVAGIVSPEDIEILWKILETKPGTEVTVDLGAKTATADDVTVPFQIDDYTRWRLMEGLDDIGLTLQEADKITAFEETRASWRPKTLPARHLPSVEIEAARPV, from the coding sequence ATGGAGAAGATCACCACGCACACCGGCGTCGGCGTGCCGCTGCGGCGCAGCAACGTCGACACCGACCAGATCATCCCGGCCGTGTACCTCAAGCGGGTCACGCGCACCGGGTTCGAGGACGCGCTGTTCGCGGCGTGGCGGGGCGACCCGTCGTTCATCCTGAACCAGGAGGCGTACTCCGCGGGGTCCGTGCTCGTGGCCGGGCCCGACTTCGGCACCGGCTCGTCGCGCGAGCACGCCGTCTGGGCGCTCAAGGACTACGGCTTCCGCGTCGTGCTGTCGTCGCGGTTCGCCGACATCTTCCGCGGCAACTCGGGCAAGCAGGGCCTCGTGGCGGGCATCGTCTCGCCCGAGGACATCGAGATCCTGTGGAAGATCCTGGAGACCAAGCCGGGCACCGAGGTGACCGTCGACCTGGGGGCGAAGACCGCCACGGCCGACGACGTCACCGTGCCGTTCCAGATCGACGACTACACGCGCTGGCGGCTCATGGAGGGGCTCGACGACATCGGGCTCACCCTCCAGGAGGCCGACAAGATCACCGCGTTCGAGGAGACCCGGGCGTCGTGGCGTCCGAAGACCCTTCCGGCCCGGCACCTGCCGTCCGTCGAGATCGAGGCGGCGCGCCCGGTCTGA